The following coding sequences lie in one uncultured Mailhella sp. genomic window:
- a CDS encoding helix-turn-helix domain-containing protein, which translates to MLEKKGIGTKFIRPRFMRPKQAAVYLATSEATIWRLVQRGELPKPIKQGSRCSLFETAWLDAYADKLANGEGDAVC; encoded by the coding sequence ATGTTGGAAAAAAAAGGTATCGGCACAAAGTTCATCCGTCCCCGCTTCATGCGTCCTAAACAGGCGGCCGTGTACCTCGCCACTAGTGAAGCCACAATTTGGCGTCTGGTGCAGCGTGGTGAACTTCCCAAGCCCATAAAGCAGGGATCAAGGTGCAGCCTCTTTGAAACGGCATGGCTGGACGCCTATGCGGACAAGCTGGCCAATGGTGAGGGGGACGCCGTATGCTGA
- a CDS encoding phage integrase central domain-containing protein: protein MALTDTTLRELHRRAKKGEKVPMKSDGGGLNFQDGKYWRFTYYFAGKKKRLAFGVYPDVSLKAARQAREKARELLAQGIDPAEKKKAERAEAERIEHEQARTFRVVALEYYERKLTDRRDLYKRQTLARFENQIFPFLGDVPISKLRPSDILVGLRRVEERGSLDMAHRLASLIRQVCRYAVASGYSEFNAAAELSAAMTPKPKAVPRAAILDPHRIGQLLRDIDEYQGSFSVKYALKLMPYLFVRSQELRNARWDEIDFDKAVWNIPAERMKMKSPHTVPLARQVVKLLTELHEWTGHTGLLFPSAQSNTRSITDVGLLNALRRMGYGRDEMCIHGFRSIASTHLNESGKWRSDVIESALAHSERNQVRAAYNRAEYLPERTAMMQEWADWLDRLRAGQ from the coding sequence ATGGCACTGACAGACACCACGCTTAGGGAGCTACACCGGCGGGCAAAGAAGGGCGAGAAGGTGCCTATGAAGTCCGACGGGGGCGGTCTGAACTTTCAGGATGGTAAGTATTGGCGATTCACCTACTACTTTGCCGGAAAGAAAAAGCGTCTGGCTTTTGGCGTCTACCCTGATGTTTCCTTGAAAGCTGCCCGGCAGGCGAGGGAGAAGGCGCGGGAACTCTTGGCACAGGGCATAGACCCGGCAGAGAAGAAGAAAGCCGAGAGGGCAGAGGCAGAGAGGATAGAGCATGAGCAGGCTCGAACCTTCCGCGTCGTGGCCTTGGAGTACTACGAGCGGAAGCTGACTGACAGGCGGGACCTGTACAAGAGACAGACGCTTGCCCGCTTCGAGAATCAGATATTTCCCTTCCTGGGAGATGTTCCCATTTCCAAGTTGAGGCCGTCGGACATATTGGTTGGACTGCGTAGAGTAGAGGAACGTGGTTCTCTCGATATGGCGCACAGGCTGGCAAGTCTCATAAGGCAGGTGTGCCGCTATGCCGTGGCCTCAGGCTATTCCGAGTTCAACGCCGCTGCTGAACTATCAGCCGCCATGACGCCGAAACCGAAGGCCGTACCAAGGGCGGCCATACTGGATCCGCATCGGATAGGACAGTTGCTCCGGGACATAGACGAATATCAGGGCTCTTTTTCCGTGAAGTACGCTTTGAAGCTCATGCCCTATTTGTTTGTGCGTTCTCAGGAGTTGCGCAATGCCCGATGGGATGAAATCGACTTCGACAAGGCCGTATGGAATATCCCGGCGGAGCGGATGAAGATGAAGTCACCGCACACGGTTCCCCTTGCCCGGCAGGTGGTGAAGCTGCTCACTGAGTTGCACGAGTGGACGGGACACACGGGCTTGCTGTTCCCATCCGCACAATCCAACACGCGGTCAATAACAGACGTGGGCTTGCTCAATGCCTTGCGCCGGATGGGATACGGGCGGGATGAAATGTGTATTCACGGCTTCCGCTCCATTGCCTCAACCCATTTGAACGAGTCCGGCAAGTGGCGGTCAGACGTGATAGAGTCAGCACTTGCCCACTCGGAAAGGAATCAGGTAAGGGCGGCATACAATCGCGCTGAGTACCTGCCGGAACGCACGGCCATGATGCAGGAGTGGGCGGACTGGCTGGACAGGCTGAGGGCTGGGCAATAG